A window of Streptomyces sp. Je 1-332 genomic DNA:
TCGACCGGCAGGCCGTACTTGTAGCCGAACGACATGACCGTGGCCCGCAGCTCGGGCTCTTCGTCGCCCGCGAACTGGGCGTCCATCTTGGCGCGCAGCTCGTGCACGTTCAGGCTGGAGGTGTCGATCACCAGGTCGGCGTCGCCGCGCAGCTCGCGCAGGAGCTCGCGCTCGGCCGCGATGCCGTCGACGATGCGGCCGTCGCCCTGCAGCGGGTGCGGGCGGCGGACCGACTCGAAGCGGCGCACCAGGGCGTCGTCCGAGGACTCCAGGAAGACGATCCGCCGGGTGACGTGCTTGGCCTCCAGGTCCGCGAGGGACTGGCGCAGATTGTCGAAGAAGCGGCGGCCTCGCACGTCGACGACGACCGCGATGCGGGCGACGTTCCCCTGCGAGCGGGCGCCGAGCTCCACCATTGTGGGGATCAGCGCGGGCGGCAGGTTGTCGACGACGAACCAGCCGAGGTCCTCCAGACACTTCGCCGCGGTGCTGCGTCCGGCTCCCGACATGCCGGAGATGATCACCAGCTCGGGGATCGCCGTCTCGGCGGCCTCACCCGGCGTGATGGTGCTGCCCGTACTCACTTGCTCGCCGCCTTCGTCGTGCTCGGTCATGTCTCCTGCCCCCGTCGTTCTTCTGAGGTGCCCGCGGTCACGGACTCCTCGTCGTCGCTGGAGAGTCCCGCGCCTGCGGGCTCCTCGTTGTCGCTGGAGGGTCCCGCACCCGCGGGCTCCTCGTCTTCAATGATCTCTCCGGTCGCCGTGTTCACGGCGGGACCGGCCGGAACCGCTCCGGCGAGAGCCGCCACGATCACCTCGGCCGTCTTGCGGCCTATGCCCGGAATCTCGCAGATCTGGTCGATTGTCGCGGATCGCAGCCTCTTCACCGAACCGAAGTGCTTGATCAGCGCCTGCTTGCGGGCGTCACCCAGGCCCGGCACGGCGTCCAGGGGCCCGGCCTTGAAGCGCTTGGCCCGCTTGGCGCGCTGATACGTGATCGCGAAACGGTGCGCCTCGT
This region includes:
- the rapZ gene encoding RNase adapter RapZ encodes the protein MTEHDEGGEQVSTGSTITPGEAAETAIPELVIISGMSGAGRSTAAKCLEDLGWFVVDNLPPALIPTMVELGARSQGNVARIAVVVDVRGRRFFDNLRQSLADLEAKHVTRRIVFLESSDDALVRRFESVRRPHPLQGDGRIVDGIAAERELLRELRGDADLVIDTSSLNVHELRAKMDAQFAGDEEPELRATVMSFGYKYGLPVDADLVVDCRFLPNPHWVPELRPFTGLNEEVSGYVFNQPGAKEFLDRYAELLQLIAAGYRREGKRYVTIAVGCTGGKHRSVAMSEKLAARLVSEGVETVLVHRDMGRE